One Citrus sinensis cultivar Valencia sweet orange chromosome 5, DVS_A1.0, whole genome shotgun sequence genomic window, AGGCACCTCAGACGGGATCTTCAGTTTTATCTGACACGAATACCTTCAAAGGTTGCATTTATTCAAGATAGCCTTGCTGTGCAAGTTTTGAGAACTCACGCAATAAGTGAAACGGTTATTACAGAGAATAAGTTGTTTTACTCCCCGGCCAAGCCAGTTTCCCAATCGACTTCTGAAGATAGTGAACACAATGAACAGTCTGTTATCACTTGCAGAAGCTACTCTCTTATCAGTTCCCAGGAAATCACTGATACCTCTAGGACTTCATCTGCTTACAGATCAGGGGAGCATAGTTTTTCATGGGATTTTGGGTCTTCTTCTAAGAATGAAAAGTCAGGTCAGCAAGCCTTCCCTAGTTAGCCACATAGATATCTTATATGACATGATAAAATACTGTCTCCATTTGTTTTCTACTAAATCCTTACAATTGAATCCAAGGCGAATGACATGTTGTTATGACAAAGAACAAAAGTGAAGAGGGTTTTATCATTATAACTTAATACAACTTTTGAGGAAACAAGAAAGACAACTCTAGAACCCAGAAAAGAACTAAGagacaaaaacaaattattgattctgaaatctgaattattattaaaatatatatttctgtAAGTCAATTATTTCTGCGTAAGGCAcaagagggggaaaaaatgaaCTACCTAGAGAGTAGAGACAGTCTTAAGAAACGAAAATACCCAGTTGAAATAAAATCACGTAGTAATCTCTAATCAAAGGAATTCTAAAGTTAATATtagataagaaaataaaaaccttTATCTCATTATCATTGAAGGCAGATTTTCGTATTCCAGGTCTGTACGCTCGAGgagaaaataaacattttgctTCTCCTCAGCTTGTCCAAAAGCAACGAAAAAATGTCTTCCGGCAGAAATCCTCAGTAGCGCCTATTCTTTGTGTTGCATGTGGGATGAAGACTGAATTATATATGAAGGACCCTATGAAATTCAGTTTTTCTGAAATTCAACAAGCAACAGGTGATTTCTCAAAGGAGAATTTGCTGGGAGAGGGTGGATTTGGTCATGTTTATAAAGGTGAGCTTAAAGATGGACAGATGATTGCGGCAAAGGTAAGGAAAGAAGCAAGTACACAAGGATTTGCAGAGTTTCAGTCCGAGGTATATGTCCTAAATTTTGCACGCCACAAGAACATTGTGATGCTTTTGGGTTTTTGTTGCAAGGAGAACCTTAACATTTTGGTCTACGAGTATATCTGCAACAAGTCTCTTCATTGGCATTTATTTGGTGAGCAATTTTTGGTCTAAATAAAAACCATCACATTTGTTGCTGGTTCTTTAGCTGCATTTCTAGCTCTTTGTtccaactataaaaataatttcctcTTATTCTTCCTTTGCGCGCGCGTGTGGCGGTGCACTGTAATTTCACAGAGAATACAGAATATGTTCTTGAGTGGCACCAAAGATATGCTGCTGCCATTGGAACCGCGAAAGGTTTGCGTTTTCTGCATGAAGAATGCCGTGGAGGTCCTATAATTCATAGAGACATGCGACCAAGCAATATACTTCTCACACATGACTTTGTTccaatggtaaattaatgtacaTATAATCTTTGATACTCTTGTTTTCCCTTGTGATGATTTTGGGTCAATCTATACTGTTTCACATATAGTGAATGCAAATGTTTTTTATGTAGTTCTATGAGCTCACATGTAATCTCTTGTTATTGATAGAGTTCATATCATCAACATTATTTGACAACAAGGGTTTATATTTGACAATGACGAGAGTCTTTTGATACTGCAGAAAGTGTGATATAGTGCTTATAATCTATGTTATTTTGATGTGACAATTGTGATTGCTAAAATACGTGAATGATGGTTGAAAATCAACAGAGGATCTACGAAactatattttctttcattattttgtcaCTTATTTGTACTACAATATGTTTGTGGTTTTTCGTCTGCAAACAAGACCAGTGCCGGGGGCATTATAGTTGATAGTATAATGTATTCTATACACAGCTAGGTGACTTTGGCCTCGCCAGATGGAAGACAACTGATGATCCTGTGCAGACTAAAATACTAGGCACACTCGGGTATAACCTCTATCAGATTTCTACTTCTCAGGTTTTGGCATACTAAAATAGGATCTCTATGCATTTTAGTAAATAGGATTGAATACGAAAATTCCTTTATGTGCATGGTATACACCTAATCCATCGAATTGAGGACTAAAGTAGgcttttttgttcaattagTTACCTTGCTCCAGAATACGCAGAGAATGGTATAGTCTCCATAAGAACAGATGTCTATGCATTTGGCATTATTCTGTTACAACTTATGTCAGGACGCAAGGTGGTTGATATGAATGGAGAAGAACCTCAACAATCTCTGAGACAATGGGTATGTCGGTTTCTGGGTATCTCTGATCTCTGCGTCAATAACTGAAAATATTTCTGAGGATGAAATAAGGCCTTATGTGTCCTTTTTTGGCTAAACAAGAGAGGCTTCTATTTATTGTTATGTTCATTTGCTGTTTTAGGCAGAACCGCTGATTGAGAAGCTTGCATTACATGAGCTCATTGATCCTCGTATCGAAAATTCATATGACACATACGAATTATACCTGATGGCTAAAACAGCATACTTGTGCGTGCAAAGGAATCCTGAAGGGCGGCCATCAATGGGAGAGGTAATTGGACTCAGAATTTGATGCTTTAGCTTCTTTCATGGTTTgacaacaatttaaaattggCGAATGGATTCTTTCATGCTCAAGGTAGtgaaataatttactaaaaaaatatttaatgtcaaTGAATGAACCCATTTGCAAGCATGAAAATGTATGCGCATATCAGTACTAGtatcaattatatatagataatttcatgataatcaaaaaaattgttgatgaCTGATTCACAATAATCAAGTgtcttctaattaattttaatatacatgCATCACTCTGCTGCCACTTCTTTCTCAGACATAATAAATTCCAACTACTCGGTTAACACCACAGGTTGTGCGTCTACTTGAGGGGGAAAATGATCGTTTTCACCACTTAGGGGAGAAATTTGTACAGCGTCATCATacaaaatgatgaagaaaatgatacACTTTATCCTCTCATCGGTGTTAGAAGTTTCTGCATACCATCTTTTCCCGATTTTTCGGACATTTCTCCTGGTTCAATTGTTAGTCACAGGTAACTTTGCTTCTTGGTTCAATTGTtgctttataaaaaatacaaggGATAAAGTAAGAGTCTTGCTTTCTCCACTTTCGTATAGTAAAGGTATGCACTCACTCATTCAATCTAATTTCTCATCTATCGCCTGGGAATAATTTTCCCCTACTTGTTCCGCAATTAACTGCATAGGCAAACTCACACGCGTTTTAGATATATGTTGAAGCGCaaagcaataaaaattaacacaattcTGAATAATGATATGTATATTGATGAAAATTTCACATATGAGGATCTGGATATTTTCCCTAATAAAATACTAGAAATCAAAAGAAACAGAACGCAAAAAATATAAGCTAAATCTGAGTTTcctagaaaaaaaagataagaataATACAAGTTTCTTAATAGAGCTAGGAATTTGGTGAAAATAACATGGACCTCTTAAAGACTATGCAACTTGATTGTTTCACCAACAACTTCGAAATGGTGTATCACACGACTCAATTCGACACCGGCAGTGCAAGTAATGAACGGTACCATGAAGTTGCGTACCCCTAGCACACTACATCCTACAACAATATGATGAACAAAGGTACTAAGGAAATGAAGGAGCCTCTGTTAAAGTTGACAAAACTCATGCAACTTGATGAACTGGGGCATGAGTGATCATTGTGATTTGTAATACGACGCGAGAGttgacaaattaaaaacaagtTTGATGATGACTGGGAGACTGTTGTAAGAGAAAGATATAACTTCAGAACATGGGATATTGGAAGATATTCGCATCCAACTTCATAGGGATAAGGTTCAAACAACCATTGTGCCATCAACAGCAACACGAATTCTTGGTTCCACGAAGGCACTCAACAAAAAGTTGAGGTGACTGCAAACGCGACGTGTTAAGCTTTGATTACTTTGCAGACGATTTTCTTTTCCGAGTCGGTCTACAATACGGTATTACAGTCGTTGAacttttttgattttttttttcaaattatattcCATGACCTTTGGGTGATACTTCTAGAATTTCAACATGAAACTTGAGAAAGTGAAATGTCCCTGACAATAAAGCCACTATATTATAGTTTTGCCTCAGATTCCATTCAAAGTCATTTTAACTAACCCATCAAAAATTGAGGCACTAAAGGTCTATTCATGGCACCAGACACCAGCCTGTGTGAGGAGGATATAAAGACATATTGAAGTGGACTGAACAACAGTACACACCACACAAGTTTGAGTCTAGAGGGAATCATTAGGGTTTTGGCTTGCTCCACATATCAAAATAAAGCatgttattctttttttttttttttttttgggagaagaataAAGCATATTATTCTAGATTGAAATGGACTTCAATTTGGGAAGGATATAATATAAATCCATCTCTACAGCTAGTTAAAGTGTCTttgtagcatttttttttatttgtctccGTCTTCATATCTGTCACACGTAGATTGGCCATGGTGAGTATCACTTGCAAATTGCAATAATCACCAAGAGTACCATTATTACTCATCACTAACAAAGGCCAGCGTAAGTTATTTCAAGATATTCATTAGGCTTGTTTTAGAGGatattgataatgataatCAACAATCATTTTGACGATAAATGTTAATTATACCCACAGTTAAAGCACCTTCGTAAACATTAAATGGAGCAGTTCagaaaatcctttttttttccttcttttaatATTGCATTACATAATACATATCCAGTGATATTACGATTATAAATCACTCGAGACTATTGATGACGagtttaaaaatttgagtaGCTTCAAAATTGgagaaattttcttcaaacaaaTTGGGGAGAAATCTAACCCCTCCTTTGAGGGGCTTAAACCCCGTAATACAATGTTGAAAATAAGTCGTAAAAGGGGGAGATTCTTCTGCTACTCTTATATACTTAACGTATGTCCATTGTTTAGTTGAAAGAAGTTAATAAACTATCTCAAGCTCATTTTTGCCAACGATGTGAACTATGATAGAGAATAAGGAGTAAATAAAGTATAAAAGAGACAACATCTACTTAATTGTTAAATCGATACTAGCACAATTGATGATTAAAACCTCTAGGAAAGCAAGGcaacaactttaattttaattagtaattactTAAGCCAAGGTTCTTAATTATAGCATTGCTGCTTAAGCAAAAGTTGACCAACATTAATATCACCTTGTCCCATTCTTGATCACATCGCAACTTCTTTTGTTCACTTCACTCAGTgtgtcttttcttttgttaagcttataattTTACCTCTTTAGGCGTTATGTACTAACATCTTTTTGGTTGCTTGCTTGCATTATGCTTACTTTGAAACTAGCAAAGCAGCACTGAGGGAGAGAGTTAAGTGGATCAAAAAGAACCCCAACCATTGGGGAACAAACAACGATCAACGCGTCACATAATTGCAGCATTAcacataaaaaatgaaaaaaagtgtATAATTGATCCCCACAGTTGCTAAGGCAACCATATGCATGCATCATGTCTAGAGCTGACAAAAGTTCATACGACTTTGAGAGTGTTAAAAAGTACAATCACTTACATCGCGtctcaaaaaatatttgaaattagtttaagttattaagtataaactaaaaaagatttggacttaaattgagacataaaaataagaatagtATTGTCGTGCTATACAGAAGATAGATGATTACTTATGTAACTCAAGATAAATTTAACAGTTATgacaacaaaattaaacaaataaataatacttgATTACTAACAAAATCACGTGCCATAAggataaaaatgacaaaacaATTGCACACCtaatgattcaaaattaaaggaaaaaaaaaaaaggacggTGAGGATTTAGGTCTAAAACAATATCTTCCACTAGCACGGCACTCTTCTGTTTATAAATAGTAGCTAAAAggatagagaaaaaaagacTTTTGGCTAGTTTCTTTCTAGAtctaaaagaaatcaaaagcaTTATTCCAagttctacttcaaactatctAACTTGAGCTTTGAAAAGCCCATTTTAGGTACGGTTGGACCTCGCTTGGTAGTTTGAAGCGTTGAGCTATAACGCTTTGTTCAAACtctagaaattaatttaattctagTTATTGAAGGGTTTTAATTAGCACCTTCATACTCATCAACACGACAGACATGAACCCcacattataaaaacaattgTTGGGTCAACCTTATCAAGTCGAATTGTTAATGCATTGACCTACTAAAACTAGTCGGGTTCAAGTTTAAGATCAAAAACCCATTTCACCCGttaacattaaatattaataatttaataaattttataacttaaattttaaatatttgataaattgacTGCTTATATAAAGTTATGACAAATGCTAAAATtcttaagtatttattataaaatttgtagccactattgtacaTTTGCATTTTCTCTTGTAATGTAGTTctatttctataatttttttttgtcttaaaaatttaatcaatgatATTGGTGCCTATAACTAaagagtttatttttttgtacattatttgatgatgttaaatataaataatattaattttttcttttgtttagtaTAATATTCTTAAAGAGCTTTGTttgctttaaatttaaaaatacaatattaaaaataatgggtTAAATGAGTTGATTTGGATAAcacaataataacaaagaaTAGGTTTGagttctcatttttttatctaataaattaataggtGGATTTGAGCACGTATAATTTAATACGAAAATTGATTAAACACGAATCATGTCAACTAATAGGAACTGTgaatctaaatattttaaatttcaattttatgagGACTTTCGGTTTATTTTGAGGGTGGTCATTTTTTATACAAGTTCTCACAAAAacatttttacatttttctgtAGGATTAACTTATACCAAAGTCGTCAATAATCAAGAATATGCGAAATGTCCCACGTGAAGTTCTTTTGATCACGTGTTTAATTTCGATTTTCGTAATTTCtgataattaattgattagtAATCAATACGTGTTTGTTTGCGTTAGGCGGGGGGGCAGATTGGAGACTGACAAGACAAGAAAGTGGGGGAATCCAATTGAAGATTATGTCGCACTCGGGATCCAATGGTTTCAGATCATGGGGCCCCCAGGAAGGTGTAGTGGACGGCTaagattcattttcaaattaatctGTGATACGGAATCTTTAGCTACATTGCAACTTGGCTTGTGTGCGGTGGCAGACTTACTTGGTCCaacaaatttcattaaaacccttaatttttatataaatatagagTTTTTACTTTTCTCTTAGATATGTCTCAAAATCAATCTCTAcataaataactgaaatgtactattttaaatttaagttacTCTTGCATTGACGCACCTTTAAAATTGCATAAAAAGagtaatttatcattttaagaaatttattttattaaatacatGTTGTTGACGCATAAATCTGGTCGATAGTGCTGCAATCAGGTATTCACGCCAACactaaatttgtattaatggGAATGACATCAACTTGCACTTCCTTTGCACGAGATGATACTTGCAACCACGAGCACCTCCTACAAAACTCACCTGCACCCACAAAGAACATTTAGGGGGATGCCAAATGTTTTTTGGACAGGAACTCTTTGACGCTTAAGTCAATAATCGagtattttttgaaaaaaaaattgtgccCACAATTCATGTggcttaattataataattgtttcttctttaaacaaaaaagcttTTAGGTGGAAACTAGAGAAAACTGAGAAAATTTTAGAGAGAAAAGGGAAA contains:
- the LOC102609088 gene encoding proline-rich receptor-like protein kinase PERK12, with the translated sequence MKTELYMKDPMKFSFSEIQQATGDFSKENLLGEGGFGHVYKGELKDGQMIAAKVRKEASTQGFAEFQSEVYVLNFARHKNIVMLLGFCCKENLNILVYEYICNKSLHWHLFENTEYVLEWHQRYAAAIGTAKGLRFLHEECRGGPIIHRDMRPSNILLTHDFVPMLGDFGLARWKTTDDPVQTKILGTLGYLAPEYAENGIVSIRTDVYAFGIILLQLMSGRKVVDMNGEEPQQSLRQWAEPLIEKLALHELIDPRIENSYDTYELYLMAKTAYLCVQRNPEGRPSMGEVVRLLEGENDRFHHLGEKFVQRHHTK